One window from the genome of Chloroflexaceae bacterium encodes:
- a CDS encoding glycosyltransferase family 4 protein, with protein sequence MQTPRIAYCSPVNPAPSGISDYSEELLPYLGQYADIVLFVEDGLRPANRRLVQHLEVLPLRRLPRELRRRRYDALVYHMGNSPAHGAIWDAARRLPGVVVLHDFVLHHFMLWYAASRLRDVQSYVRAMEARYGASGAHMARLMIRSRFTDAAFDFPCCEPVLASARGLIAHSRYVAGRAAALRPDLPVAVVPMGVPLPNLPPREAARARLGLPPEAVVLASFGHINAWKRVEPTLRALAALRAEGRDARYLLVGSVSPNYDLAGLIARSGLGDVVTVTGYVPRAAFENYVAAADICVNLRYPTAGETSASLLRLLGAGRPTLVSAVGAFAELPPGVAAQVDPGPAEGDQILAYCRLLLARPELAAALGAQARAYVAAEHTLERAAAGYARFLARLYGWPVVRKIRPAPLWFPLPEEGEPDNLAVSPTLPPAAPTPPAATSPLVASAARALAEIGLTGEDTGILSNVARRIAELS encoded by the coding sequence ATGCAGACGCCACGGATCGCTTACTGTTCGCCGGTGAATCCGGCGCCCTCCGGCATCTCCGACTACAGCGAGGAGTTGCTGCCCTACCTCGGGCAGTACGCCGACATCGTGCTGTTTGTCGAGGATGGCTTGCGCCCGGCCAACCGGCGTCTGGTGCAACACCTCGAGGTGCTGCCGCTGCGCCGCCTCCCGCGCGAGTTGCGAAGGCGCCGCTACGATGCCCTGGTGTACCACATGGGCAATAGCCCGGCGCACGGGGCGATCTGGGACGCGGCCCGGCGGCTGCCGGGGGTTGTTGTGCTGCACGATTTCGTCCTGCACCACTTTATGCTCTGGTATGCCGCCAGCCGGCTGCGGGACGTGCAGAGCTACGTCCGCGCGATGGAGGCGCGCTACGGGGCCTCCGGCGCCCATATGGCCCGGCTCATGATCCGCTCGCGGTTCACCGACGCGGCTTTCGACTTCCCGTGCTGCGAGCCGGTGCTCGCCAGCGCCCGCGGGCTGATCGCCCATAGCCGCTACGTAGCCGGGCGCGCCGCCGCGCTGCGTCCCGACCTGCCCGTGGCCGTTGTGCCGATGGGCGTTCCGCTGCCCAATCTGCCTCCCCGTGAGGCGGCGCGCGCGCGTCTGGGGCTGCCGCCTGAGGCGGTGGTGCTGGCAAGTTTCGGCCACATCAATGCCTGGAAGCGCGTCGAGCCGACGCTGCGGGCTCTGGCCGCTCTGCGCGCCGAGGGCCGCGACGCGCGCTATCTGCTGGTGGGCAGCGTCTCGCCAAACTACGATCTTGCCGGGCTGATCGCCCGCTCGGGTCTGGGCGACGTCGTGACGGTGACCGGCTACGTGCCCCGCGCCGCGTTTGAGAATTATGTCGCCGCCGCCGATATCTGTGTCAACCTGCGCTACCCGACCGCTGGCGAAACCAGCGCCAGTCTGCTGCGGCTCCTCGGCGCCGGGCGCCCGACCCTGGTGAGCGCCGTTGGCGCCTTCGCTGAACTGCCGCCTGGCGTGGCCGCTCAGGTGGACCCTGGCCCCGCCGAGGGCGATCAGATCCTCGCCTATTGTCGCCTGCTGCTCGCCCGCCCGGAGCTGGCAGCGGCCCTGGGGGCGCAGGCGCGGGCTTATGTGGCCGCCGAACACACTCTGGAACGGGCCGCTGCGGGTTACGCGCGTTTCCTTGCCCGCCTGTACGGCTGGCCGGTGGTGCGCAAGATCCGCCCGGCGCCGCTGTGGTTCCCACTTCCGGAGGAGGGCGAGCCGGACAACCTCGCCGTTTCCCCGACACTACCGCCCGCCGCGCCCACGCCGCCAGCGGCAACCTCGCCCCTCGTCGCCAGCGCAGCGCGCGCCCTGGCGGAGATCGGGCTAACTGGAGAGGACACCGGCATTCTGTCGAACGTGGCGCGGCGCATTGCTGAACTGAGTTAA
- a CDS encoding DUF4838 domain-containing protein, with amino-acid sequence MSVAPTLDPAWSIELASDDPTALLAAEELRATLARIGAPVLPITAAAQGPRILLSHGPTGEGFIRVPDEHGLSLRGAGPRGLLYAVYDLLEALGCRWPAPEPGAEHLPRQARITLPAVAVADRPGLARRGLIIGHDLFLAQAEQWIIWAARNRLNTIFIHTTIRAPALWACRLAAWRERRAVLLPLLRQRGMRVELGGHHLRDLLPRRLFGACPEMFRHNGRRRTADHNLCVSTPAALAHAQELAAAFFAAYPEAEIYHLWPDDLRAGGWCHCPNCASLGPADQALIAANALAEALPTGRPGARVAFLAYHDTETPPAATRPHPRVTTIFAPRRRSYAEGMGASANAGVAGRLARYAEEIAGEELTIFEYYLDGILFKSSPPPLPEVIAADMRHYQATGASGVHVLLTGDRPFVATPPSAYLFARLAWAPTASAEDTLAGYAAARAPRASEALVEAYRALSRAWRAVLERDPEKDEGAQAHRGRDPIAHPPADVLDQIIAGPRRAIERRLEHIRCADEELQRAAGMWNAALAGADLDAERAEWELSAALLHFLHLRQQLYVLAARDAGTALLGETLAEAQAALDTLLAWADVHVPPAALGGHRLLRAAFQLHLDHIADARLLGPLARLGLRLRRAVAAARYAARLDWR; translated from the coding sequence ATGAGCGTCGCCCCCACCCTGGACCCTGCCTGGTCCATCGAGCTTGCCAGCGACGACCCGACAGCGCTGCTGGCTGCCGAGGAGTTGCGCGCCACGCTGGCGCGCATAGGGGCGCCGGTGTTGCCGATCACCGCAGCGGCGCAGGGACCGCGCATTCTCCTGTCGCATGGTCCCACGGGCGAGGGGTTCATCCGCGTCCCTGATGAGCACGGCCTGAGCCTGCGCGGAGCGGGTCCGCGGGGCTTGCTCTACGCCGTCTACGACCTGCTGGAGGCCCTGGGATGTCGCTGGCCCGCGCCCGAACCTGGCGCGGAGCATCTTCCCCGCCAGGCTCGCATCACCCTCCCCGCCGTCGCCGTCGCCGACCGGCCCGGCCTGGCCCGCCGCGGTCTGATCATCGGCCACGACCTCTTCCTGGCCCAGGCCGAACAGTGGATCATCTGGGCGGCCCGCAACCGCCTCAACACGATCTTTATTCACACGACCATTCGCGCCCCGGCGCTGTGGGCGTGCCGGCTGGCCGCCTGGCGCGAACGCCGCGCCGTACTGTTGCCGCTGCTTCGCCAGCGTGGAATGCGCGTCGAACTGGGGGGCCATCACCTGCGCGACCTCTTGCCGCGTCGTCTCTTCGGCGCATGTCCCGAGATGTTCCGCCATAACGGGCGCCGGCGCACCGCCGACCATAACCTCTGCGTGAGCACCCCCGCCGCGCTGGCCCACGCGCAGGAACTGGCAGCGGCGTTCTTTGCCGCCTATCCCGAAGCCGAGATCTATCACCTCTGGCCGGACGATCTGCGCGCTGGAGGATGGTGTCACTGTCCGAACTGCGCCAGTCTTGGCCCTGCTGACCAGGCCCTGATCGCCGCGAACGCCCTGGCGGAGGCCCTGCCAACCGGGCGTCCTGGCGCCCGAGTGGCTTTCCTGGCCTACCACGACACCGAAACCCCGCCCGCGGCAACGCGCCCGCACCCGCGTGTCACGACCATCTTCGCGCCTCGCCGGCGCAGCTACGCCGAGGGGATGGGTGCGTCGGCCAACGCCGGGGTCGCCGGCAGGCTGGCCCGTTACGCCGAGGAGATCGCGGGGGAGGAACTGACGATCTTCGAATATTACCTGGACGGCATTCTGTTCAAGTCTTCGCCCCCGCCGCTGCCTGAAGTGATCGCCGCCGACATGCGGCACTACCAGGCCACGGGGGCGAGCGGGGTGCACGTGCTGCTGACGGGCGACCGGCCCTTCGTGGCCACGCCGCCCAGCGCCTACCTGTTCGCGCGGCTGGCCTGGGCGCCCACTGCCAGCGCGGAGGACACGCTGGCAGGCTATGCCGCCGCGCGCGCGCCGCGCGCCAGCGAAGCCCTGGTCGAGGCTTACCGCGCCCTGAGCCGCGCCTGGCGGGCCGTGCTCGAACGCGACCCGGAGAAGGACGAGGGCGCGCAGGCGCATCGGGGCCGCGATCCGATCGCTCATCCGCCCGCCGACGTGCTCGACCAGATCATCGCCGGGCCGCGACGCGCCATCGAGCGCCGCCTTGAGCACATACGTTGCGCCGACGAGGAGTTGCAGCGGGCGGCGGGAATGTGGAACGCCGCCCTCGCCGGGGCCGACCTGGACGCCGAACGGGCCGAGTGGGAACTGAGCGCCGCGCTGCTCCACTTCCTCCATCTGCGCCAGCAATTGTACGTTCTGGCGGCCCGTGACGCTGGCACAGCGCTCCTCGGCGAGACGCTGGCCGAGGCTCAGGCGGCCCTTGACACGCTCCTGGCCTGGGCGGACGTTCACGTGCCCCCGGCGGCCCTAGGCGGCCACCGGTTGCTGCGCGCCGCCTTTCAATTGCACCTCGACCACATCGCCGACGCGCGGTTGCTGGGACCGCTGGCCCGCCTGGGCCTGCGGCTGCGCCGCGCGGTGGCCGCGGCCCGCTACGCCGCACGCCTCGACTGGCGATAA
- a CDS encoding DMT family transporter: MAMPTQAGKTRSGFGLPVTDVTMIAVVMIWGLNFSAMKIGLREIPPLAFGALRFAGAALLLWLALAWREAPLRLPPGALWKLTWLGFVGNTLYQLGFTYGLRITTAANASLLIATTPALVAFFGALLGIERLRLHTIAGIILAFLGVALVVASGQLHFTAESLLGDLLLFGCAVCWTIYTLGVRTLTQSLSPLAITAWTTITGAPALLLMGVPDLLRLDWSGVSAEAWASLVYATAIALVVAYALWNHSVRVAGSVRTAIYGCVIPFCAALLAWPLLGEQPTWNQAAGAVLIVAGVLLTRR, encoded by the coding sequence ATGGCCATGCCAACGCAGGCGGGCAAGACCCGGTCCGGGTTCGGCCTGCCCGTCACCGATGTGACGATGATTGCGGTCGTAATGATCTGGGGCCTGAACTTCAGCGCTATGAAGATCGGGCTGCGCGAGATTCCGCCGCTGGCCTTCGGCGCGCTACGCTTCGCCGGAGCAGCGCTGTTACTCTGGCTGGCGCTGGCCTGGCGCGAAGCGCCGCTCCGCCTGCCCCCCGGAGCGCTGTGGAAGCTCACCTGGCTGGGGTTCGTTGGCAATACCCTCTACCAGCTTGGCTTCACCTACGGGCTGCGGATCACCACTGCCGCTAACGCTTCGTTGTTGATCGCCACAACCCCGGCCCTGGTCGCCTTTTTCGGCGCGCTGCTCGGCATCGAGCGCCTGCGCCTCCACACCATCGCTGGCATCATTCTGGCCTTTCTCGGCGTGGCCCTGGTAGTTGCTTCGGGGCAACTCCACTTCACTGCCGAAAGCCTGCTTGGCGACCTGTTGCTCTTCGGCTGCGCCGTATGCTGGACGATCTACACCCTGGGCGTCCGTACCCTGACTCAGAGCCTTTCGCCCCTGGCGATCACCGCCTGGACAACCATCACCGGCGCGCCCGCCTTACTGCTCATGGGCGTCCCCGACTTGCTGCGGCTGGACTGGTCCGGGGTTAGCGCGGAGGCGTGGGCCAGCCTGGTCTACGCAACGGCGATCGCCCTGGTGGTCGCCTATGCTCTCTGGAACCACAGCGTGCGCGTCGCCGGTTCGGTGCGCACGGCGATCTATGGCTGCGTGATCCCTTTCTGCGCGGCGCTGCTGGCCTGGCCGCTGCTGGGTGAACAACCGACCTGGAACCAGGCGGCCGGGGCGGTGTTGATCGTGGCCGGAGTACTTCTGACCCGACGGTGA
- the gltB gene encoding glutamate synthase large subunit, whose amino-acid sequence MQLPVRDAHGLYDPRFEHDACGIGFVARISGQPGHEILSMALEALGNLEHRGAVADDARTGDGAGVLTQIPRALMLRELRRQGITAEPADLAVGMFFLPHAEDASAAACTIVARALAERNLTLLAWRDVPVDPETLGQRARAAMPLIRQALIARPTGLDDVAFERTLYLTRKAIEAAFQRENLAAYVPSFSSRTIVYKGLLLGSNLADFYLDLRDPAFTTAIAVYHQRYSTNTFPTWERAQPFRMLSHNGEINTIQGNANWMRARQAVLHLPADFLAAGPVDGPVALTPVLDERGSDSAMLDNALELLVISGRDIRHALTMLVPEAWEKVPDLPPALRAFYQYHACLIEPWDGPAALTFSDGRIVGTALDRNGLRPARYIVTDDGLVFSGSEVGAVSVDERRVVHKGKLGPGQMIAVDTATGNFFTNEDVKSYLAGLRPYGAWVGQHLRTLPPHEPETPEGADVAAQGADLQPLQMAFGYTSEEMNVILKPMAATGHEPVGSMGDDTPTAVLSQLELGRPLFHYFKQRFAEVTNPPIDPLREELVMSLSIALGRRGNVLTETPEHAHLLQLTSPVLTDAQLAAIRAQRDPALRVATVAALLHADETLADALERLRAEAAEAVRAGASILIISDRGVNPSHAPIPALLAVGAVHHHLIRAGLRTLCSIVAETGEVREVHHLACLTGYGAEAVNPYLALASVRHLALEREALRQKTSSAPVEKVRDDPRSRTLAEEAEHNLIVSLEKGLLKVMSKMGISTLDSYCGAQIFEVVGLDQELIDACFTGTPSRIGGVGLEKLERDVRARQRRAFGDAAPALPHPGFYKFKKDGEYHAFSPAVIHALHRAVQNPYALNGDSRDRISPEGYALYRAYADLVHARPPTELRDLLEFVPAGPPVPLDEVEPVESIVKRFSTAAMSHGSTSKEAHETLSIAMNRLGGLANSGEGGEEAERFKDERNSRIKQVASGRFGVTPAYLASASELQIKMAQGAKPGEGGQLPGHKVNEEIARIRHTVPGVALISPPPHHDIYSIEDLAQLIYDLKQVNPNATVSVKLVATAGVGTIAAGVAKGYADIILISGHAGGTGAAPLSSIKNAGVPWELGLAETQQTLVLNGLRGRVRVRADGGLKTGRDVVMAALLGADEFSFGTAALVAEGCIMARACHNNTCPVGIATQRAELRAKFPGKPEMVMAFFRYLAQEIREILASLGLRSLNEAVGRTDLLRQRPTGYPGADDLDLTPVLGAARMVGTHEIRHNGKNNALPPEESLNDRIMLDTRGALAARGPVTLSYTIRNRNRSVGARLAGAIGQIYGDKGLPPGTITIHVRGSAGQSFGAFNAPGVELRLTGEANDYVGKGMAGGVIVVAPDPQARFAWHENVIAGNTLLYGATGGELYAAGQVGERFAVRNSGAVAVVEGVGDHGCEYMTGGAVVILGPTGRNFGAGMTGGIAYVLDETRSFERRYNPQLIELRPMSARDEARVQQLIRRHVELTGSPRGAEILARWENYRNLFWTVAPRESVARIENAAEGTEELKPAAARAA is encoded by the coding sequence ATGCAACTTCCTGTGCGCGACGCTCACGGATTGTACGACCCGCGTTTTGAGCACGACGCCTGCGGGATCGGCTTTGTCGCCCGCATCAGTGGCCAGCCTGGTCACGAGATCCTCTCTATGGCCCTCGAGGCCCTCGGCAACCTGGAGCATCGCGGCGCCGTCGCCGACGATGCGAGAACAGGCGATGGCGCCGGCGTGCTCACCCAGATACCGCGCGCGTTGATGCTCCGCGAGTTGCGTCGCCAGGGCATCACCGCAGAGCCGGCGGATCTGGCGGTGGGGATGTTCTTTTTGCCGCACGCAGAGGACGCCAGCGCCGCGGCGTGCACCATTGTCGCCCGGGCCCTTGCGGAGCGCAACCTGACGCTCCTGGCCTGGCGCGACGTGCCGGTTGACCCCGAGACCCTCGGCCAGCGCGCGCGCGCGGCGATGCCGTTGATCCGCCAGGCGCTGATCGCGCGCCCCACCGGTCTCGACGACGTTGCCTTTGAACGCACCCTGTACCTGACCCGCAAGGCTATCGAAGCCGCTTTCCAGCGCGAGAACCTCGCCGCCTACGTGCCTTCGTTCTCGAGCCGCACCATTGTCTACAAAGGGTTGCTCCTGGGCAGCAACCTGGCCGATTTCTACCTCGACCTGCGCGACCCGGCCTTTACTACCGCCATCGCGGTGTATCACCAGCGTTACTCGACGAACACCTTCCCTACCTGGGAGCGCGCTCAGCCCTTCCGCATGCTCTCCCATAATGGCGAGATCAACACCATCCAGGGGAATGCCAACTGGATGCGCGCCCGCCAGGCAGTGCTACACCTGCCCGCCGATTTTCTCGCCGCCGGTCCCGTGGATGGCCCTGTGGCCCTCACCCCGGTGCTCGACGAGCGCGGCTCCGACTCGGCGATGCTTGATAATGCCCTTGAATTGCTGGTGATCAGCGGGCGCGATATTCGCCATGCTCTTACTATGCTGGTGCCCGAGGCCTGGGAAAAGGTGCCCGACCTGCCGCCGGCCCTGCGCGCCTTCTACCAGTACCATGCCTGCCTGATCGAGCCGTGGGACGGGCCCGCCGCCCTGACCTTCTCCGATGGGCGCATCGTGGGCACGGCCCTCGACCGCAACGGCCTGCGCCCGGCGCGCTATATTGTCACCGATGATGGGCTGGTGTTCTCCGGCTCCGAGGTTGGCGCGGTCAGTGTAGACGAACGGCGCGTCGTCCATAAGGGCAAGCTCGGTCCCGGGCAGATGATCGCCGTTGATACGGCGACCGGCAACTTCTTCACTAACGAGGACGTGAAGAGCTACCTCGCCGGTTTGCGGCCCTACGGCGCCTGGGTCGGCCAGCATCTGCGCACGCTGCCGCCGCACGAGCCGGAGACGCCGGAGGGAGCGGATGTCGCCGCGCAGGGCGCCGATCTGCAGCCGTTGCAGATGGCCTTTGGCTATACGTCGGAGGAGATGAACGTTATTTTGAAGCCTATGGCTGCCACCGGACACGAGCCGGTTGGTTCGATGGGTGATGATACGCCCACGGCAGTGCTCTCCCAACTGGAACTGGGGCGTCCGCTCTTTCACTACTTCAAGCAGCGCTTCGCCGAGGTCACCAACCCACCGATTGACCCGCTGCGCGAAGAGCTGGTGATGTCCCTTAGCATTGCCCTGGGCCGGCGTGGCAATGTGCTTACCGAGACACCCGAGCACGCCCACCTGCTGCAACTCACCTCCCCGGTGTTGACCGACGCGCAGCTTGCCGCCATCCGCGCCCAGCGCGATCCGGCCCTGCGCGTGGCCACGGTCGCGGCTCTCCTGCACGCCGATGAGACTCTTGCTGACGCTCTGGAGCGCCTGCGCGCCGAGGCCGCCGAGGCCGTGCGCGCCGGGGCCTCCATCCTGATCATCAGCGATCGCGGGGTGAACCCATCCCACGCGCCAATTCCCGCGCTCCTGGCCGTTGGCGCCGTTCATCATCACCTGATCCGCGCGGGACTGCGCACCCTCTGTAGCATTGTGGCCGAAACCGGCGAGGTGCGCGAGGTCCACCACCTGGCCTGCTTGACCGGCTACGGCGCCGAGGCGGTCAATCCCTACCTGGCGCTGGCCAGCGTGCGCCACCTGGCCCTGGAGCGCGAGGCGCTACGGCAAAAGACGTCCAGCGCTCCCGTCGAGAAGGTGCGCGACGATCCCCGCTCGCGCACCCTGGCCGAAGAGGCCGAGCACAATCTGATCGTCTCGCTCGAGAAGGGCCTGCTAAAGGTGATGTCGAAGATGGGCATCTCCACCCTGGACAGCTACTGCGGAGCGCAGATCTTCGAGGTTGTCGGGCTTGATCAGGAACTGATTGACGCCTGCTTCACCGGCACGCCTTCGCGCATCGGCGGTGTGGGCCTGGAGAAGCTCGAACGCGACGTGCGCGCCCGCCAGCGCAGGGCCTTCGGCGACGCTGCGCCGGCCCTGCCCCATCCCGGCTTCTACAAATTCAAGAAGGACGGGGAGTACCACGCCTTCAGCCCTGCGGTCATCCACGCCCTGCACCGGGCCGTGCAGAACCCCTACGCCCTGAATGGCGACAGCCGCGACCGCATCAGCCCTGAGGGCTACGCTCTCTACCGCGCCTATGCCGACCTGGTGCACGCGCGCCCGCCGACGGAACTGCGCGATCTGCTCGAGTTTGTGCCCGCCGGTCCTCCCGTGCCGCTCGATGAGGTGGAACCGGTGGAGTCAATCGTCAAACGCTTCAGCACCGCGGCGATGAGCCACGGCTCGACCAGCAAAGAGGCCCATGAGACGCTCTCGATCGCCATGAACCGCCTCGGCGGCCTGGCCAACAGCGGCGAGGGCGGCGAAGAAGCCGAGCGCTTCAAGGACGAGCGTAACAGCCGCATCAAGCAGGTGGCCTCCGGGCGCTTCGGCGTGACGCCCGCGTATCTGGCCAGCGCCAGTGAGTTGCAGATCAAAATGGCCCAGGGCGCCAAGCCCGGTGAGGGCGGGCAATTGCCTGGCCATAAGGTGAATGAGGAGATTGCCCGCATCCGCCATACCGTTCCCGGCGTGGCGCTGATCTCACCTCCGCCGCACCACGACATCTACAGCATCGAGGATCTGGCCCAACTGATCTACGACCTCAAACAGGTGAACCCCAACGCCACCGTCAGCGTGAAACTGGTGGCTACTGCCGGGGTAGGCACCATTGCCGCGGGCGTCGCCAAGGGCTATGCCGATATTATCCTCATCAGCGGTCACGCTGGCGGCACTGGCGCCGCGCCGCTCAGCAGTATCAAGAACGCCGGCGTGCCCTGGGAACTTGGCCTGGCCGAGACCCAGCAGACCCTCGTGCTCAACGGGTTGCGCGGGCGGGTGCGCGTGCGCGCCGACGGGGGGCTGAAGACAGGACGCGATGTGGTCATGGCCGCGCTCCTCGGCGCCGATGAGTTTTCGTTCGGCACGGCGGCCCTGGTGGCCGAAGGCTGCATCATGGCTCGCGCCTGCCACAATAACACCTGCCCGGTCGGCATCGCCACCCAGCGGGCCGAACTGCGCGCCAAGTTCCCCGGCAAGCCCGAAATGGTCATGGCCTTCTTCCGCTACCTGGCCCAGGAGATTCGTGAGATCCTGGCCTCCCTCGGCCTGCGTTCGCTCAACGAGGCGGTGGGCCGCACCGATCTGCTGCGGCAGCGCCCAACGGGATATCCCGGCGCCGACGATCTGGATCTGACCCCCGTCCTGGGCGCGGCGCGCATGGTCGGCACGCATGAAATTCGCCATAACGGCAAGAACAACGCCCTGCCACCCGAGGAGAGCCTGAATGACCGCATCATGCTCGACACCCGCGGCGCTCTGGCCGCCCGTGGTCCGGTCACGCTGAGCTATACGATCCGCAATCGCAATCGCAGCGTCGGGGCCCGGCTTGCCGGCGCCATCGGCCAGATCTACGGCGACAAGGGCCTGCCGCCCGGCACGATCACCATTCACGTGCGGGGCAGCGCTGGCCAGAGCTTCGGCGCCTTCAACGCCCCGGGAGTGGAACTGCGGCTGACCGGCGAGGCCAATGACTATGTGGGCAAGGGGATGGCCGGCGGCGTGATTGTGGTCGCGCCCGACCCCCAGGCGCGCTTCGCCTGGCACGAGAACGTCATCGCCGGCAACACCCTGCTCTACGGCGCCACCGGCGGCGAACTGTACGCTGCGGGTCAGGTCGGTGAGCGCTTCGCCGTGCGGAACAGCGGCGCCGTCGCCGTCGTCGAGGGCGTGGGCGACCACGGCTGCGAGTACATGACCGGGGGCGCCGTGGTCATCCTGGGGCCAACCGGGCGCAACTTCGGGGCCGGGATGACCGGCGGCATCGCCTACGTGCTGGATGAAACCCGCAGCTTCGAGCGGCGCTACAATCCGCAGTTGATCGAGTTGCGCCCTATGAGCGCCCGCGATGAGGCTCGGGTGCAACAGTTGATCCGCCGGCACGTCGAACTGACCGGCAGCCCGCGCGGGGCCGAGATCCTGGCCCGCTGGGAAAACTATCGCAACCTCTTCTGGACCGTGGCGCCGCGGGAGTCCGTAGCGCGCATCGAAAACGCCGCCGAGGGCACCGAGGAACTCAAGCCCGCCGCCGCCCGCGCGGCATAA
- a CDS encoding permease, whose amino-acid sequence MARTPVIFVPGLCGSFNLLVLLDFQGPRLTGWNFPPFISYGKRFLEAFEEAGYVRDTDLFVAFYDWRKSVQDAARLYLKPWIDRAKRRARAEKVILVGHSMGGLVARSYIQSAEYAHDVARLFTLGTPHRGAGEAYYAWGGGELRADPAVKAVFDVYLWYLRHAHPFQTQLDPLRTIRVLAPGVRDLLPIDNYLVNHQGPPLPKPESSHRERNLVGLMLNQPAQLDLLARRAPVTTIRATGFPTIRAIVVGGPPIPPGDPPRFPDGQPVQDEVDNEGDGTVRTASAGLAHPDISNPDPLVGAAHGALPDHPRVLEAILNEIQTFIDEDVRLPLLGAPPVEETKLVVLTASPVTMVVETPAGPPLLGAGVLGAPLEVARAPARPRRVRARDHGHSGKHLNIAIIPNPPAGAYRVHLHGTATGSLALGAMLISAEQVTVLGAAEGAAEIVTAETRHTEISTVHGQVADGTDLFYEVVVTDVTTPPDVHLDMRATAADAMAKLRAALGAGAVLGGVPAAEVLSEAPPEVRAAAEAALGGDAAAAEAALETLGGAELAAMVDALTVVARDVVGAQDVALAEALVTQLQALKTG is encoded by the coding sequence ATGGCCCGCACACCCGTGATCTTCGTGCCCGGTCTGTGTGGCTCGTTTAACCTGCTGGTCCTGCTCGATTTTCAAGGGCCGCGGCTCACCGGCTGGAACTTTCCGCCCTTCATCAGCTACGGAAAACGCTTCCTCGAAGCCTTCGAGGAAGCCGGCTACGTTCGGGATACCGATCTGTTCGTGGCCTTCTACGACTGGCGCAAGTCGGTACAGGACGCGGCGCGCCTGTACCTCAAGCCGTGGATTGATCGGGCGAAGCGCCGCGCCCGCGCCGAGAAGGTGATCCTGGTGGGGCACAGCATGGGCGGTCTGGTCGCGCGGAGCTACATCCAGAGCGCGGAGTACGCACACGATGTCGCCCGGTTGTTTACCCTGGGCACGCCCCATCGTGGCGCGGGTGAGGCCTACTACGCCTGGGGCGGTGGCGAGTTGCGCGCCGATCCCGCCGTCAAGGCGGTCTTCGATGTCTATCTCTGGTACCTCCGCCACGCCCATCCCTTCCAGACCCAACTGGACCCGCTGCGGACAATCCGCGTCCTGGCGCCCGGCGTCCGCGATCTGCTGCCGATTGATAATTACCTGGTCAACCATCAAGGGCCTCCGCTCCCCAAACCCGAGTCTTCGCATCGGGAGCGCAACCTGGTGGGCCTGATGCTGAACCAGCCGGCGCAACTGGATCTGCTGGCCCGGCGCGCGCCGGTTACGACGATCAGAGCGACCGGCTTTCCCACCATTCGGGCGATTGTGGTCGGCGGCCCACCCATTCCTCCCGGTGATCCGCCCCGCTTCCCGGACGGACAGCCGGTGCAAGACGAGGTGGATAACGAAGGAGACGGCACTGTGCGCACCGCCAGCGCCGGTCTGGCGCATCCGGACATCAGCAATCCTGACCCACTGGTCGGTGCGGCCCACGGGGCGCTGCCAGATCATCCCCGGGTGTTAGAGGCGATCCTCAATGAAATTCAGACGTTCATTGACGAGGACGTTCGCCTACCCCTGCTCGGCGCGCCGCCGGTGGAGGAAACGAAGCTGGTAGTGCTCACCGCCTCGCCGGTGACGATGGTGGTGGAGACCCCCGCCGGTCCGCCCCTTCTAGGCGCGGGCGTGCTGGGAGCGCCGCTCGAAGTGGCCAGGGCGCCCGCGCGCCCGCGGCGAGTGCGGGCCCGCGATCACGGTCACAGCGGCAAGCATCTCAACATCGCCATCATCCCCAACCCCCCCGCAGGGGCCTACCGTGTGCATCTGCATGGCACCGCCACGGGCAGCCTGGCCCTGGGTGCCATGCTCATCAGCGCCGAGCAGGTGACCGTCCTTGGCGCGGCTGAAGGCGCAGCCGAAATCGTAACGGCGGAGACCCGGCATACCGAGATCAGCACCGTTCATGGGCAGGTGGCCGACGGGACGGATCTCTTCTACGAGGTGGTGGTGACGGACGTAACCACGCCGCCGGACGTGCATCTTGATATGCGGGCCACTGCCGCCGACGCGATGGCCAAACTGCGCGCGGCCCTGGGCGCGGGCGCGGTGCTCGGCGGCGTCCCGGCGGCAGAGGTGTTGAGCGAGGCGCCGCCGGAGGTGCGGGCCGCCGCCGAGGCGGCGCTGGGCGGAGATGCCGCTGCCGCCGAGGCGGCCCTGGAAACCCTCGGCGGGGCCGAACTGGCGGCAATGGTTGATGCGCTCACGGTCGTTGCCCGCGATGTCGTTGGCGCACAGGACGTGGCCCTCGCCGAGGCGCTCGTGACGCAGTTGCAGGCGTTGAAGACGGGCTAG